In the genome of Natronorubrum daqingense, the window ATGGGGGGTTGTTCGAGGGCGGCGATTCCGACGGCGAGACACAGGAGTACGCCGCCGAGGTCGAGTGCCGTCGATCGCGATCGAGAGAAGCCGAACGCGAACGCGGCGAAGCCGGCGACTGCAACCGGGATTGCCCTGAACGAGCCACTCGCAGCGATCGCCGAAACGAGGGTTGCGACGAGCGAAACGGTCTGTAACGCGACGGTCGGTCGTCGCGTAATCGCGTCGTCGTCCGTCATCGTCGCCCCCTCGAGTATCGTGCGAGCGCCGCATCTAGAGATTCGTCGTCGGGCCAGTCAACGACCGGAATGCCCGCTCGCTGGAGGTCGAGTCGTCTGATCGATCGGGCGACACTCGAGAGTTGCTCTCCGGCGGTTCGGTCGGCCGTCGGATCGGGACTGACGACGGTCACCTGGTGGCCGTGGGCCTCGAGGGTGCGCGCGAGTTTTGCCGCCTCGAAGTCCAGAAGCGGCGTCAACAGAACGAGTTGACTGTCGGCGGGCAGCCGACGGCGAAGCGACCGAAGTTGGCGTCGCCATCGACACTCAGCGGTCGGCGGGCGGGTGTCGAATTGGGGGTGCGTCGCGAGTTGCGAGCGAAAGCGCGCCTCGTGATGGCGACCCGAGCCCGGTGGGAGCCAACACGCATCGACTCCATTCGAGTCGACGCCGTCTCGAGCGACGGGACCGATCGCGGCGAGCCCGACAGTGTGATCCGTATCGAAGAGCGTCGCCCCGATTCTGCCAGCGGCATCGACTGCTCGGTCGACGGCGTGGGCCGTGTCCGCCTCCGGTGCTCGGTAAGACGCTTTACGCGCGTCGACCAGAACCACGACACGAGCCGCGCGTTCTTCGTGAAACTCGAGCGTCGCGAGGTCGCCCGTCTTCGCTCGCCGCTTCCAGTCGATTCGGGCGAGCGAATCGCCGCTTCGGTACTCTCTGACGGAGTGGATCGTCGTTCCAGTCCCCCCTTTTGCAGTTCGTATTCGCCCAGTAGCGGTCGTCGTCTCGTTTCGAAGTGGAATCTGCGTGGCGAGCGGACGCATCGATGGCTCGCTGGTGAGCGTCGTCTCCGCGAACAGTGAACACTCGAGTTCCGTCGACCGGGACAGGTCACGAACGAACACGAGCGCCGGGTCGAACGTGTGTCGCCCCCGTCGAGCGGTCACGGTGTACTTGTGAACGAGTGATTCTCCCGGCCTGAAAGCGGTACCGAGTCGACTCGAGCCGCCCGTTACGGCCAGCCCGTCGGGGACGCCGTCGACGAATCGAAGATCCGGAACGAATCCGTCGCTTTCGTTCGTAATCGTGAGCGAAACCGTCACGTCGTCGCCGGGTTCGGGATCGTCGTCGCTGAGCGTTCGCTCGAGCGCCAGATCGGGTCTCGTGGGCTCGAGCGCGCGAGCGAAGCCGGCATAGCCGATCCCGACGACGCCGGCGAGGACGAGTGCGGGTGCATCGGCGAGGGCTCCGCTGCCGACGGCGAGCAGTGCGATCGCACCGACACCCATCCAGTGATTAGTCGGGTGGCGACGGTGCTGGACGAGACCCTCAGAGTCGGCAGTTGCGTGAACCGATGTCGTGAATTCGTCGCTCGAGAGCGAGTTGGTCGCCGACGACGATGACCACTCGAAGGTGGGTAGTGACTCCTCCCTACGGAGCGTTCCCCTATCGTCTTCGAGTGGATCGGCATCCCGAAGTGCGACGATCGCCGCGACCGTGTGTCGAACGCCGAGTCGAAACGGACTCTCGACGCTCCGAGTGACGACGGACTCGAGTCGCGTTCGAATCGACCGACTCGGCAACTCCTGGGGCGATTTGAGGAAGTCCGTCGCGATCTGATTCGACGACCAGGTCCCATTCGCGACTCGTGTGGCAGCCTCGTCCGTCGAGAGTCCTCGAAAGCGAGTCAAGCTAGTGACGGCAGCGCCACGTAAGCCAGCCGTAATGCGAGGACCGAGGTCCGTGGACCCGCTCATCAGCGCACGGAAGTCGGTGAGGACCGTCGAGATGGAGTGGCCGGGAGTCGGAACGGTGAGTCGGCGCTCCGGATCGGGTGTCTCAGTGTGACTTCGCGAATCGTAGCCTCGAGAGAGTATCGAGAGACCGAGTATGACGGTGGCAACTCCGACGAGGACGATCGTCTCGTCCGTCAGCCCGAACCCCGGTGAGTCGACGACGATGGCACCGACTCCGAGGAGGAACGTCGCGACGCCGAGTGCCGTCGTGATGGATTGTCTCCTCACGACAGCTCACCTCGTCCACCACGGGTGTCAGCTCCCTCGCGTTCGTCGGCGTACTCGGCTTCGATCCGCCGGAGTACCTCGATCGCTCGGCGTTCTCGAGTCTGCGTCGTCGCTTCGCCGCCGTATCTGACGTCCTCGAACAATCGAGTTAGTTCGTCGACATCGTCTCGATCCAATCCGGCATCGGTGGCTGCACGAGCGAATTCGCGCGGCGTGCTCGAGGCCGGCCGGTCGACCTCGAGGAATTCGGTCATCTCTCTCCACGCGCGGTAGACCTCGTTGTCGAACTCGTCGGCCGACTCGAGTCGGTCGGCCGCCACGCCTGCGGCGGTTCCGACGGCAGCGCTCACGTCCGCCGGAGACTCGGCGTCGGTCGGGGAATTTGCGTCGAGTCCGGAACGTTCCGACTCAGAGCGTCCGCGCGTGAGGAACACGCCGCCGAGGAAGATAGCCGTGAGCAACGCGAGCGTGACGAGCAACGGTCCGGGAGAGATGGTGGTATCGGTGTCCGCCGAACCCGACGTCCCGTCGGATTCGTCATCACCACCCGCCAGTACCTCTTCCATCGGTTCGACCTCACTCCCGGAAACGGAGACGAACTGAAGGAGCGTATACACGATTACTACGAGAAGAAACACGGCGAGTAGCGTGATCGCGACGATTTTGACGGCTTCCCGTCTGTGTGCGAGAAAGTACCAGACGACTGCGATTGCCAACACGATGAGAACGGCATAGATCAGGTACTCGAGAAACGGTGGAACCCCACCGTCACCAGCCGATCCGGGAGTCATCGGCTGACCGGTACCCTCGCCGTCTCCGGGGTCACTTCCGGACCCCGACCCGTCGCTCCCGGACTCGAGCGGTGTGCGAATCGTCGCAGCGACGAGCGCGGTTGCGACGATGGCACAGCACGCGATTGCAATCCGACGGATCGAGAGAGAGTCTGTCACTTGATGTCCCCACGCTGTCGTTGTCGCTATCGTGTCGTCGGACGATAATAAATCGATGCGATTGCACTCTTGCCTGTAACACCGGTAATCCATCGAATCGGATCGGACGATTCATAGGGTGTGCTGTGATACCACGGCGGAAGGATCAACGGCGAAACACGGGTCAAACTACCAGAGCGAGGTTACCCGGACGTCGCTACCTTTCGTTGCGCTTAAGTACCCGTCGGCGGTAGGTTTGGCTGCAATACGTGTAGGGGTGCAGTCCCCGAGTCCGTGAGGGCGATGATAGATCACGGTGTTGTGGTAGCCAAGCGGCCCAAGGCGCATGGTTGCTAACCATGTGGCGTCAAGCCTCCGGGGTTCAAATCCCCGCCACAACGTCGGATATGCTGGCGACACGACGTCAGTAATCACTACACCGGCGACTTTCGCCGGTCGGTTTGCAACGCGCGCATACCAGACAGACATACACGACACATGAGCGAGGAAGAACCTCAAGAACAACAGGACGACGAAGATCTCCAGTACTTCGTCCGCATCGGGCAGACTGACCTCGATGGGACGAAGTCCGTCGAGCGCTCGCTCTCGGAGATGAACGGGATCGGTCGACGAACCGCCCGACTCATCGCCGACGAAGCGAGCGTCGACCGAACAGCGACGTTCGGTCGACTCGACGACGACGTCATCGACGAGGTCGTCGAGATCGTAGAGAACTACGCTGCTGAAGTACCGGACTGGCTCAACAACCGCCAGTCGGACTTTTACACCGGCGAGACGACTCACGAGATCGGAAACGATCTCCAGTTGACCCGGCAGCACGATATCAACCGGATGAAGATGATCGACTCCTACAAGGGCTCGCGCCACAAGCGCGGCCAGAAGGTCCGCGGCCAGCGTACCAAGTCCACCGGTCGTACGGAGGGCACCATCGGAGTCAACGTCGAAGAAATCCGCGAAGAACAGGCAGAGGAAGCTGCCGCCGAAGAGGAGGATGACGAATAATGCCCCTCGGAACCGATACCAAACAGTACGAGACACCGAATCACCCATATCAGGGTGAACGCATTGCCTCCGAGCACTCCCTGCTCGACCGCTACGGCCTCTCGAACAAAGAGGAACTCTGGCGAGCACAGTCCGAACTTCGCTCCTACCGGCGCGAGGCTCGAGAACTGCTCGGCCAGGCCCAGGACGACGAGACCGTCATCCGCCGCTCCGAGGAGTTCCTCGGTCGACTCAAACGCGTCGGCATTCTCGACGAAGCCGACGAACTCGGCGACGTCCTCTCCCTGGAAATCGAGGACGTCTTAGAGCGCCGTCTTCAGACGGTCGCCTACCGCAAGGGACTGGCAAACACGCCACAGCAGGCCCGACAGTTCATCGTCCACGGCCACGTCGTGGTCGGTGACCAGCGCCAGCGCATCCCATCGTACGTCGTCGATGTCGACGAGGAGGACCTCGTCGCGTTCGACGAAACGAGTCCACTCGCGGACGATCTCCACCCAGAACGAGCGGAGGGTCAATAACATGAGCCAAGACGACGACAAGTGGGGAATCGCCCACGTGCACGCATCGTTCAACAACACCGTCATGACCGTGACCGATCTTACGGGCGCGGAGACGATCGCTAAGTCCTCCGGCGGGACGGCGGTCAAACAGAACCGAGACGAAGCGTCGCCGTACGCGGCGATGCAGATGGCGGAATCCATCGCCGAGGAGGTCAAGGCCGCCGGTATCACTGGCCTGCACGTCAACGTGCGCGGTCCCGGTGGAAATCTGCAGAAATCCCCCGGCCCCGGTGCACAGGCGACGATCCGCGCACTCGCCCGCTCGGGCATCGAGATCGGACGCATCGAAGACGTCACGCCGATCCCACACGACGGATCGCGCGCACCAAAAGGAAAGGGCGGCTACTAGACCATGACTGAATCGTACGACGTCGAGTTCGTCGAACGCGAGGATCGTGACGCACGCTTCCTCGTCCGCGGTGTAACACCCGCATTCGCTAACGGGATCCGTCGCGCGATGCTCGCCGACGTCCCGACGATGGCGATCGACACCGTTCGGTTCGTCGAGAACTCGTCGGTCATGTTCGACGAGCAACTCGCGCTCCGACTCGGACTCGTTCCGCTGACGACCCCACCCGAGGGAGAGTTCGGCGAGGACGAGGCCGTCACGCTCTCGATCGACGTCGAAGGGCCGGAAACCGCGTATTCGGGCGACCTCGTGTCGAGCGACGACCTCGTCCAGCCTGCGGACGAGAACGTCCCGATCATCGACCTCAAGGACGGCCAACGTCTCGAGGCCGAGGCCGACGCCGTACTCGAGCGTGGCAAAGATCACGCGAAACACCAGGGTGGCGTCGCCGTCGGCTACCGACACCTCCAGCGTGTCGACGTTGGCGACGATATCCCCGAGTTCGAAGAGCAAGAACCACAGATCGTTCGCGGCGTCATCGAAGACGATGGCGAACTTATTCCGACGAGCGAATTTGATCACGACCTCTCCGAGCGCTATCCAGGAAAGGAAGTGACGGTCGAAGACGTGCCAAACGCCTTCGTCTTCCGCGTCGAGACTGACGGCTCGTTCTCCGTCGAGGAGATCGTTACGCGAGCCGCCGACTCGATCGAGGCGCGTGCGACCGAACTCGAAGACGCAGTACAGCTGTAGACATGATCCGACGCCCCAACACCTACGCGAACGAGACCGCTGCCGGCGCCGTGAGCGACGAGACCGGTACAGCCTCGTTCACTGGAATCGAAAGGGGTTTGAAGGGGCGACGGATAGACGGAAGTGCGAGCAGGGATAGCCAAGTCAGGCCAACGGCGCAGCGTTCAGGGCGCTGTCTCGTAGGAGTCCGCAGGTTCAAATCCTGCTCCCTGCATCCACTTCTATTCAGCCGATCACGAAGAAACTCCGGCGACGAGTCGACAGCCCGTCGACCACCGTCGGAGTTCGATCGGCAGCATATCGATTCCAACAGTACTCGAGACACGACCGATCGTGTCCTCGAGCCCGCAGTATTTGGAGGAAATCAATGAGTAGCAAAACCAATCCGAGGCTCAACGATCTCATCGCCGAGCTGAAGTCGACGTCCCGCGAAGCGGACGCCGACGTCTGGCGAGACGTTGCGGATCGACTCGAAAAGCCCCGTCGCACCCACGCTGAGGTGAACCTGGGCCGCATCGAGCGATACGCACGCGAAGAAGAGACTGTCGTCGTTCCCGGCAAAGTGCTGGGATCCGGCGCACTACAGAAGAATGTCACCGTGGCCGCCGTCAACTTCTCTTCGTCAGCAGAGACGAAGATCGATCAGGTCGGCGAGCCAGTACCGCTCGAGCAACTGCTCGAAGAGAACCCAGAAGGATCCGACGTGCGGGTGATTCGATGAGTATCGCAGAATTCGACGCGGACGTCGTCGTCAACGCACGTGACTGTATCCTCGGTCGCGTCGCCAGCGAAGTCGCACAGCGAGCGCTCGACGGCGAGCGCGTCGCAATCGTCAACGCAGAAGACGCCGTCATCACCGGGGACAAAGAGGACGTGTTCGGAACCTACCGAAAACGCCTCGAACTCGGTTCCGACCGTGGTCCCTACTACCCGAAGCGACCGGATACGATCTTCAAGCGCTCCGTTCGCGGAATGGTGCCACACAAGAAGCCACGCGGTCGCGAGGCGCTCGACAACGTTCGCGTCTACGTCGGCAACCCCTACGAAGACGACGATGACCGCGAGGCCGAAGTTCTCGAGGGCACGTCGTTGGACCGCCTGTCGAACATCCGCTTCGTCCACCTGGGCGAAGTCTCCGATCAACTCGGTGCTAACGTCACATGGTAACGAATACGAGTGGGAAGAAAAAGACCGCCGTCGCCCGCGCGACCGTCGACGAGGGCGAAGGTCGTGTCCGAATCAACTCCAAACCAGTCGAACTGGTCGAACCCGAAATGTCGCGGCTCAAGATGCTCGAGCCGTTTCGCATCGCTGGCGACGAACTTCGTAACGAGGTGGATATCGACGTTCACGTCGAAGGTGGCGGAATCAGCGGACAGGCAGACGCTGTCCGAACCGCTATCGCTCGCGGAATCGTCCAGCATACGAACGATGCAGAACTCCGCGATGCGTACATGGAGTTCGATCGCTCGCTGTTGGTCAACGACGTTCGCCAGTCCGAACCAAAGAAGTGGGGCGGCCCGGGCGCTCGGGCGCGCTACCAGAAGTCCTACCGCTAAGGTGATTCAAGTATGATGGTACCGGTCCGGTGTTTCACCTGTGGCACTGTCGTCGGCGAACACTGGGAGGAGTTCGACGAACGAGCGAACGAGGGCGACGAAGACCCACAGAAGGTCTTGGACGAACTCGGCGTCGAGCGCTACTGCTGTCGGCGCATGCTCGTGAGTCACACCGACCTCGTCGACGTGGTCTCCCCATACCAGTAACATGCAACAGGAACATCACAACCGCTACGAGAAGGCACGCATTCTCGGCGCACGAGCGCTGCAGGTGTCCTACGGCGCGCCGGTGTTGATCGAATCGGAGCAGACCCAACCGATCCTCATCGCCGCCGAAGAGTACGACGCTGACGCGTTGCCGTTTACCGTCAAGCGGGGGTACGATCGAAAATGACGCTCATCACCGACGTTCGGCTCCGACGGATCCTCGACTCGCGGGGGAACCCGACTGTCGAGGCTGACGTCGTCACCGAAAGCGGCGGATTCGGCCGTGCTGGCGCACCAAGTGGTGCCAGTACGGGCGAGTACGAGGCCGTCGAACGGCCGCCTGCGGAGGCGATTGCCGCGGCCCGTGAACACGCTGTGCCGCGACTCGTCGGTGAGGCGTACGCCGGGAACCAACGAGAAGTCGACACCATTCTACACGCTGCAGACGGAACGGACGACTTCTCGAAGATCGGTGCGAACAGTGCGGTCGCCATCTCGATGGCCGCCGCAAAAGCAGGTGCCGACGTGCTCGGCGCACCCTTATTCCAGCACCTCGGTGGTGCGTTTCGCGGCGAGAACTTCCCGATCCCGCTCGGAAACGTCGTCGGTGGTGGCGAACACGCCGCCGATGCGACCGACATTCAGGAGTTTTTGGTCGCACCAGTTGGCGCGCCCAGTATCGAAGACGCCGTCTTCGCGAACGCCGCCGTCCACGGGGTCGTCGCCGAATTGCTCGAGGAACGTGACGTTCCATCGGGCAAGGGCGACGAAGGTGCGTGGGCACCGTCGATCGACGACGAAGCGGCGTTCGAAATCGTCGACGAGGCGGTTTCGCAGGTCGAAGACGACGTCGGCTTCGAGATTCGATTCGGTCTCGACGTCGCGGCCGCCGAGATGTACGACGCCGACTCGGAAACCTACGAGTACGAGTCCGCGGGCATCAACCGCGACACCGACGAGCAGATCGAGTACATCGCCGACCTCGTCCGTGAATACGACCTCGTCTACGTCGAGGATCCACTCGACGAGAATGACTACGAGGCGTTCGCCGATCTCACCGACAGAGTCGGCGACCGGACGCTGATCTGTGGCGACGACCTCTTCGTCACCAACACCGATCGACTCACCGAGGGCATCGACCAAGGGGCTGGAAACAGCATCCTGATCAAGCCCAACCAGATCGGAACGCTTTCCGACGCCTTCGACGCGATCGAACTCGCGACGGAGCACGGATACGATTCGGTCGTCTCCCACCGTTCGGGCGAGACCGAGGACGCGACGATCGCACACCTCGCCGTCGCGACCGACGCACCCTTCATCAAGACGGGTGCCGTCGGCGGCGAGCGAACCGCTAAACTCAACGAGCTCATCAGAATCGCAGACGACGCGACATGACAGATAACGACGCAACCCAGGAAGGGCTCGACGCTGCCGAGTCGGAGATCGACGAGGAGCCAGCAGAAGGTGCTGGTCCCGCCGCCGACCCCGACGACGACGTCGAGCCAGCCGACGAACAGTCCACCGACGCCGAGGCCGACGCGGCCGACGCTTCGGAAGAACCAGTCACTGGCGAGGACGCCGACGACGCCGGTCCAACCCTCGACGACGACGTAATGTCCGACGAGGAAGCGGACCTCCTCATTCCCGTCGAGGACTACCTCGGTGCCGGTGTTCACATCGGGACCCAGCAAAAGACCGACGACATGGAGCGGTTCATCCACCGCGTCCGAACCGACGGTCTGTACGTGCTGGACGTCTCGAAGACCGACGGCCGTATCCGAACGGCCGCGGACTTCCTCGCGAACTACGACCCAGAACAGATTCTGGTCACCTCGAGTCGTCAGTACGGTCGCTTCCCAGCGGAGAAGTTCGCCGAAGCCGTGGGCGCTCGTGCCCGTACCGGTCGCTTCATCCCGGGAACGCTGACGAACCCCAAGTACGACGGTTACATCGAGCCTGATGTTCTCGTCGTCACGGACCCGATCGGTGACGCCCAGGCAGTCAAAGAGGCGATCACGGTCGGAATTCCAGTCATCGCGATGTGTGACTCGAACAACCAGGTCAGCAACGTCGACCTCGTCGTCCCGACGAACAACAAGGGTCGCAAGGCCCTTTCGGTCGTCTACTGGCTGCTCGCCAACGAAGTCCTCGACCGCCGCGGCGCAGAGCCGTCGTACTCGCTCGAGGACTTCGAGAGCATGGTCTAACCCGTTGTAATCGACGCTGTTCGTTTTCGACACTGTGTACTGCCATATTGGCGCTCATCGTTCCTAGCGAGTGCGAACAAAGGAATTACGTAGCGTCCGGGGCAACGACGAGTATGCTCGAGTCGCTGTTCGACTTCGAAACGGAGAAAATCCCGCTTCCAGTTGTGGCTGCGACAGCGGCACTGATCGCTATCTTCGCCGTTGGGATTCCAGTCCGACTGCTAGTCGGATTCGGGTAGGTTATCGGCCGATATCGTCGCTGATAAGCGAATTCACGCGTCAGCGAGACAGCGTTCGTAGACGCCACGGAGACGCGTCCCCATCTCGGCGGTCGTATACTCGGTCACTCGCCTTCTCCCATCTGAGGGCTCATCACGCTCGAGGACTGCTGCCAGTTCCTCGCGGAGTGAGTCCACGTCGTTTGCGATTGCAGAGTTTGACACGTCCTCGAGTACCTCCCGGGCAAAGCCGACGTCGCGCGAGACGACTGGCGTGTTGCAAGCGGCAGCCTCCTTGAGCGACATCGGGCCGCTTTCGAATCGTGAGGTGATCAACACGGCGTCAGCGGCATTGAGATAGGACGGCATCTCGTCGTAGGGCTCGTTGGCGACCGTTCGGAGGCTCACTTCGTGCTCGAGTTCGTCGACGACACGTCGTGCCAGTGGGTAATTCTTTTCTTCGCGCGACGGTGCGTAGGGAAAGAGGACGATCCGTTCGTCGGTGGGCCACTCAACGCGTTCACGCGCCTCGGCTCGAGGAATCGGTCGAAACTGAGTCGTATCGACGGGAAATGGGACGACGTGGCTCGGTTGGTCGACGCGATCTGCCATCGTGTTCGAGGGAACGACGATCCGATCGCTTCGAGCGGTGAACCGTTCGATGATCGACGCGAAGGGGTTGTCTCGATACTCGCCGCCCCAGAGGGTCGAAACGACCGGTAATTCGGTTCGTGGGAGCGACGCTGCGGCGACGGCGAAGGGGACGGTGAGGCCGTAATTCGCGTGAACGAGGTCGTACTCGCCCCTCGACTCGCGGAGTACCTGTGGCAGATACTGCACGTAGTCGAAGGGCGTTCGACGACTGACAGCGTCCTCACGAGCACGGTGCTCTCCGGGAACTGGAACGGTCGTCACCTCGATACCGGCGTGCTCGAGAGCGGTCATCTGTGTTTGATAGAAACTGCGCCAATCAGTCGTGGTGAGGCTGAGAACGTGCATATTCCTGATCAGTTTGGAATCGAGTCGTTGCGCTCGTCCCTCGTTGCCTCCGATGTCTGGGGTGTGAGACGGTCCGTCGTCGAAACGCCACGCTCGTGAAGTTGGGAAATTACGTACGCCGTAACGTCTGTCGTCTCCGACAGGAGCGTCTCACGTCGATCCGCCCAGGTCGCTGTAGCAGTCGGATCACGATCGATTCGTTCGATGACCTCGAGCGCCTCGGCTTCTCGACTCGTACGAAACGATCGAACGAGCCCTCGGTCTTCGAGTTCGCGGAATTTTCCCATTTCGTTCTGACCAGCAAATGGGCTGATCCGAACGGTTGGCGTGCCGAGAACGCCGGCCTCGAGCGTTGTCGTCGCGACTTCGCCGACGACGATGTCGGCGAACGCGAGTAAGTGATGAAACGACTCCGGTGGAACGGGAAGAGGTTCACCGCCCATCGGAACCTCATCGTCACCCTCGACGGAGACGTACACGTCGCCGTTCGCTGCAAGCATGTCGGTGATCTCCTGTCGGCATTCGGGCGAGATACCGTTCTTTCCGACGTCGTGATTCCCCTTCCACGCACCGAATCGGAGCACGGCGTATCGGTCGTCGGGGTCGACACCGTGTCGTCTGAGAATCGACTCGTTCGGCTCGAATCGACTCGGGTGGAGATACGCAAGTTC includes:
- a CDS encoding DUF58 domain-containing protein — translated: MRRQSITTALGVATFLLGVGAIVVDSPGFGLTDETIVLVGVATVILGLSILSRGYDSRSHTETPDPERRLTVPTPGHSISTVLTDFRALMSGSTDLGPRITAGLRGAAVTSLTRFRGLSTDEAATRVANGTWSSNQIATDFLKSPQELPSRSIRTRLESVVTRSVESPFRLGVRHTVAAIVALRDADPLEDDRGTLRREESLPTFEWSSSSATNSLSSDEFTTSVHATADSEGLVQHRRHPTNHWMGVGAIALLAVGSGALADAPALVLAGVVGIGYAGFARALEPTRPDLALERTLSDDDPEPGDDVTVSLTITNESDGFVPDLRFVDGVPDGLAVTGGSSRLGTAFRPGESLVHKYTVTARRGRHTFDPALVFVRDLSRSTELECSLFAETTLTSEPSMRPLATQIPLRNETTTATGRIRTAKGGTGTTIHSVREYRSGDSLARIDWKRRAKTGDLATLEFHEERAARVVVLVDARKASYRAPEADTAHAVDRAVDAAGRIGATLFDTDHTVGLAAIGPVARDGVDSNGVDACWLPPGSGRHHEARFRSQLATHPQFDTRPPTAECRWRRQLRSLRRRLPADSQLVLLTPLLDFEAAKLARTLEAHGHQVTVVSPDPTADRTAGEQLSSVARSIRRLDLQRAGIPVVDWPDDESLDAALARYSRGRR
- a CDS encoding DUF4129 domain-containing protein, whose translation is MTDSLSIRRIAIACCAIVATALVAATIRTPLESGSDGSGSGSDPGDGEGTGQPMTPGSAGDGGVPPFLEYLIYAVLIVLAIAVVWYFLAHRREAVKIVAITLLAVFLLVVIVYTLLQFVSVSGSEVEPMEEVLAGGDDESDGTSGSADTDTTISPGPLLVTLALLTAIFLGGVFLTRGRSESERSGLDANSPTDAESPADVSAAVGTAAGVAADRLESADEFDNEVYRAWREMTEFLEVDRPASSTPREFARAATDAGLDRDDVDELTRLFEDVRYGGEATTQTRERRAIEVLRRIEAEYADEREGADTRGGRGELS
- a CDS encoding 30S ribosomal protein S13, which gives rise to MSEEEPQEQQDDEDLQYFVRIGQTDLDGTKSVERSLSEMNGIGRRTARLIADEASVDRTATFGRLDDDVIDEVVEIVENYAAEVPDWLNNRQSDFYTGETTHEIGNDLQLTRQHDINRMKMIDSYKGSRHKRGQKVRGQRTKSTGRTEGTIGVNVEEIREEQAEEAAAEEEDDE
- a CDS encoding 30S ribosomal protein S4, which gives rise to MPLGTDTKQYETPNHPYQGERIASEHSLLDRYGLSNKEELWRAQSELRSYRREARELLGQAQDDETVIRRSEEFLGRLKRVGILDEADELGDVLSLEIEDVLERRLQTVAYRKGLANTPQQARQFIVHGHVVVGDQRQRIPSYVVDVDEEDLVAFDETSPLADDLHPERAEGQ
- a CDS encoding 30S ribosomal protein S11; translated protein: MSQDDDKWGIAHVHASFNNTVMTVTDLTGAETIAKSSGGTAVKQNRDEASPYAAMQMAESIAEEVKAAGITGLHVNVRGPGGNLQKSPGPGAQATIRALARSGIEIGRIEDVTPIPHDGSRAPKGKGGY
- a CDS encoding DNA-directed RNA polymerase subunit D, which encodes MTESYDVEFVEREDRDARFLVRGVTPAFANGIRRAMLADVPTMAIDTVRFVENSSVMFDEQLALRLGLVPLTTPPEGEFGEDEAVTLSIDVEGPETAYSGDLVSSDDLVQPADENVPIIDLKDGQRLEAEADAVLERGKDHAKHQGGVAVGYRHLQRVDVGDDIPEFEEQEPQIVRGVIEDDGELIPTSEFDHDLSERYPGKEVTVEDVPNAFVFRVETDGSFSVEEIVTRAADSIEARATELEDAVQL
- a CDS encoding 50S ribosomal protein L18e — encoded protein: MSSKTNPRLNDLIAELKSTSREADADVWRDVADRLEKPRRTHAEVNLGRIERYAREEETVVVPGKVLGSGALQKNVTVAAVNFSSSAETKIDQVGEPVPLEQLLEENPEGSDVRVIR
- a CDS encoding 50S ribosomal protein L13, whose amino-acid sequence is MSIAEFDADVVVNARDCILGRVASEVAQRALDGERVAIVNAEDAVITGDKEDVFGTYRKRLELGSDRGPYYPKRPDTIFKRSVRGMVPHKKPRGREALDNVRVYVGNPYEDDDDREAEVLEGTSLDRLSNIRFVHLGEVSDQLGANVTW
- a CDS encoding 30S ribosomal protein S9, coding for MVTNTSGKKKTAVARATVDEGEGRVRINSKPVELVEPEMSRLKMLEPFRIAGDELRNEVDIDVHVEGGGISGQADAVRTAIARGIVQHTNDAELRDAYMEFDRSLLVNDVRQSEPKKWGGPGARARYQKSYR
- a CDS encoding DNA-directed RNA polymerase subunit N gives rise to the protein MMVPVRCFTCGTVVGEHWEEFDERANEGDEDPQKVLDELGVERYCCRRMLVSHTDLVDVVSPYQ
- a CDS encoding DNA-directed RNA polymerase subunit K; the protein is MQQEHHNRYEKARILGARALQVSYGAPVLIESEQTQPILIAAEEYDADALPFTVKRGYDRK
- the eno gene encoding phosphopyruvate hydratase — its product is MTLITDVRLRRILDSRGNPTVEADVVTESGGFGRAGAPSGASTGEYEAVERPPAEAIAAAREHAVPRLVGEAYAGNQREVDTILHAADGTDDFSKIGANSAVAISMAAAKAGADVLGAPLFQHLGGAFRGENFPIPLGNVVGGGEHAADATDIQEFLVAPVGAPSIEDAVFANAAVHGVVAELLEERDVPSGKGDEGAWAPSIDDEAAFEIVDEAVSQVEDDVGFEIRFGLDVAAAEMYDADSETYEYESAGINRDTDEQIEYIADLVREYDLVYVEDPLDENDYEAFADLTDRVGDRTLICGDDLFVTNTDRLTEGIDQGAGNSILIKPNQIGTLSDAFDAIELATEHGYDSVVSHRSGETEDATIAHLAVATDAPFIKTGAVGGERTAKLNELIRIADDAT
- the rpsB gene encoding 30S ribosomal protein S2; translation: MTDNDATQEGLDAAESEIDEEPAEGAGPAADPDDDVEPADEQSTDAEADAADASEEPVTGEDADDAGPTLDDDVMSDEEADLLIPVEDYLGAGVHIGTQQKTDDMERFIHRVRTDGLYVLDVSKTDGRIRTAADFLANYDPEQILVTSSRQYGRFPAEKFAEAVGARARTGRFIPGTLTNPKYDGYIEPDVLVVTDPIGDAQAVKEAITVGIPVIAMCDSNNQVSNVDLVVPTNNKGRKALSVVYWLLANEVLDRRGAEPSYSLEDFESMV
- a CDS encoding glycosyltransferase family 4 protein, producing MTALEHAGIEVTTVPVPGEHRAREDAVSRRTPFDYVQYLPQVLRESRGEYDLVHANYGLTVPFAVAAASLPRTELPVVSTLWGGEYRDNPFASIIERFTARSDRIVVPSNTMADRVDQPSHVVPFPVDTTQFRPIPRAEARERVEWPTDERIVLFPYAPSREEKNYPLARRVVDELEHEVSLRTVANEPYDEMPSYLNAADAVLITSRFESGPMSLKEAAACNTPVVSRDVGFAREVLEDVSNSAIANDVDSLREELAAVLERDEPSDGRRRVTEYTTAEMGTRLRGVYERCLADA